The Coffea arabica cultivar ET-39 chromosome 3c, Coffea Arabica ET-39 HiFi, whole genome shotgun sequence genome contains a region encoding:
- the LOC140037534 gene encoding uncharacterized protein, protein MPFQMKVQPIDSDQVYLESSKPPPVLKSRLKRLFDRPFNSVLRISSATTEKQASFPGEVKDFAAPSPPAAGVPEFELSSVCLDNMVQNFIEENAFEKQPQTAQKCGRNRCNCFNGNSNDSSDDEFDFGFGDVVTNSNSYSFGDSVDFLKSLIPCSTTVERNLLADTSKMVEKNKTCKRKDDLRKIVTDGLLALGYDASICKSKWDKSASIPAGEYDYIDVITEGERVLIDIDFRSEFEIARSTGSYKAILHSLPFIFVGNVDRLQQIIGIVSEAARQSLKKKGMHIAPWRKAEYMKAKWVSPHVRTTVPPQNDVVAVEGKQAEEVVVETEEKDESKEVVVEEASEESECGELELIFGEITTPSEEPKSGLSSPARSECGELELIFGEQTTPSEKPKSSLSSPARISGEVSKGPTPAIGTWQPPVIKPKSCERGNRVMVTGLASLLREKP, encoded by the exons atgcctTTTCAGATGAAGGTTCAGCCGATTGATTCCGACCAAGTCTACCTGGAATCATCGAAGCCCCCGCCGGTGCTTAAATCGCGGCTCAAACGGCTTTTTGATCGGCCATTCAACAGTGTTTTGAGGATATCATCGGCCACAACAGAAAAGCAAGCGTCTTTTCCCGGCGAAGTTAAAGATTTTGCAGCACCATCCCCACCGGCGGCAGGAGTGCCGGAGTTTGAGCTCAGCTCAGTTTGTCTAGATAATATGGTGCAGAATTTCATTGAGGAGAATGCTTTTGAGAAGCAGCCTCAGACAGCTCAGAAATGTGGGAGAAATAGATGCAACTGCTTCAATGGAAATAGCAATGATAGTTCTGATGATGAATTTGATTTTGGATTTGGGGATGTTGTCACTAACTCAAACTCTTATTCTTTTGGCGATTCCGTTGATTTTCTCAAG AGCTTGATTCCTTGTTCTACAACTGTGGAGAGGAATCTGTTGGCTGATACTTCAAAAATGGTGGAAAAGAATAAAACTTGCAAAAGGAAAGatgatttgaggaaaattgtGACTGATGGTCTATTAGCACTTGGCTACGATGCTTCCATTTGCAAATCTAAATGGGACAAATCTGCCTCCATTCCAGCCG GCGAATATGATTACATTGATGTGATTACTGAAGGGGAGAGAGTGCTGATCGACATTGACTTCCGATCAGAGTTTGAGATTGCTCGATCAACCGGAAGTTACAAAGCCATCTTGCATTCTCTGCCGTTCATTTTCGTCGGGAACGTGGACAGGTTGCAGCAGATCATCGGAATTGTATCAGAGGCCGCCAGACAAAGcttgaagaagaaaggaatGCATATTGCGCCGTGGCGTAAAGCTGAGTACATGAAAGCTAAATGGGTCAGCCCGCACGTTAGGACAACCGTTCCTCCTCAAAACGATGTCGTTGCAGTTGAGGGAAAACAAGCTGAGGAGGTTGTTGTTGAAACTGAGGAGAAAGATGAGAGTAAGGAGGTGGTTGTTGAGGAGGCTTCAGAAGAGAGTGAGTGTGGAGAATTGGAGCTGATTTTTGGGGAGATAACGACTCCGTCAGAGGAACCGAAGTCAGGTTTGTCGTCGCCGGCGAGGAGTGAGTGTGGAGAACTGGAGCTGATTTTTGGGGAGCAAACGACACCGTCGGAGAAACCCAAGTCATCTTTGTCGTCGCCGGCGAGGATTTCCGGCGAAGTATCAAAAGGGCCGACGCCGGCGATCGGGACGTGGCAACCGCCGGTGATAAAACCCAAGAGTTGTGAAAGGGGCAACCGGGTTATGGTCACCGGCTTGGCATCTCTTCTAAGGGAGAAGCCGTGA